TTGCCGTGCCAGTTGCCTTGAAGGGCGTTGTACTCGTACCCCACCTCGTACCAGTTGCCGCTGGACCCAGGCTGATCGAACAGCATCACCATCGCGCCGTGACCGACCGGCGCCTTGGGCGTCATGTGCAGATAAAAACGGCCCCAGACCACGTTGGTGATCGGGCCCAGCATCTTCGTGGTGATCGACGAGGCCGGCGGCCCGTGAAAAGCGGCCTTGCCATGAGCGGCGGTGACCGTCTGCACGTTGGCGCCGATGCCGGTCCACTTCGCGTCCGGCAAGGTTTCGAAATCCATGCACACCGGATAGTTGTTCTGCGCGCAGCCGGCCAGCGCGATCGGCGCGCCGTCGCCCGCCGCTTGGTCAAGTGAGCCGCCTTCCGAAACGGTGGTCATTTCGATCGCGGCGTCGACCGCGCCCGGCGCCCCACCGGAGGCCGGCGCACCGGCCCCGGCGCCGCCCGAGCCAGCCGCGCCGCCGCTGCTGCCGCCCGACCCGGCGCCGACGATCGTCGCGGCGTCCGACCCAGGATTTCCGCTCTCGCTCTGCGCGACGCACGCGCCGACGAGCCAAACCACACCCGCCGCCCACCAGAAGGAATGAAACTCCGTTCGCATTCTGACTCCTACGAAAGGTGGTGCAAAAAACGATACACGAATGGCGCGGGGAAAGACATGCCCCGTGATCGAACCATGCCAAGGCGCGGCGATCAGAGTCCGTAATCGGCGATCTTCCTGGCGATGGTCGGATACGACACGCCCAGTAGCCGCGCCACCTGGGTGCGGTTTCCCCCGGCGAATTCCAGCAGCCGGGCGATGTAGGCCCGCTCCAGCGACGCCAGCGACGGCGGCCGCCCTCCCTCTTCCAAGCCCAGCGAGAAAAATTCCCCGGCCGGTACGGCGGCGGTGACGCCCGCCAGCGCCCCGCCGCTCAGCACCAGACAACCGGGATCGATCTCGTCGGCGCCCGACAAGATCACCGCCCGCTCGATGAGGTTGCGCAGCTCGCGCACGTTGCCGGGATAGTCGTAAGCGCCCAGGCACCGTTCGGTCTCGGGGGCGAAACGCGAAGCGGGCTTGCGCAGCCGCACGGCGAATCGGGCCAGAAAATGCCGGGCCAGCGGCAAGATGTCCTCGCGCCGTTCGCGCAGCGGCGGGATGTGCAAATGAAAGACGTCCAGGCGGTGATAAAGGTCCAGACGAAAGACGCCCCGCCGCACCTCGGCCGCCAGATCTTTGTTGGTCGCCGCCACCACCCGCACGTCGACGGTCAGATCCCGCGTGCCGCCCAGGCGTCGAAAGGTGGTGTCCTCTAAAACCTTCAGCAGCTTGGCCTGAGTGTTGGCGGGCAGCTCGCCGACCTCGTCCAGGAACAGCGTGCCGCCGTCGGCTTCCTCGAACAGGCCGCGCTTTTGTTGCTTGGCATCGGTGAAGGCGCCGCGTTCGTACCCGAACAGCTCGCTTTCCAGCAGCGACTCCGGCACCGACGCGCAGTTGATCTCCACGAACGGCTCCGTCGATCGGCGCGGCGTCCGGCGGTGGATGAGATCAGCGATCAATTCTTTGCCGGTGCCGGACTCGCCTTGGATCAGCACGGTGGTCTCGGTCGCTTGCGCCACCTTGTCGACCATCTCCAGCACCAGACGCATGGCCGACGATTCGCCCGCCACCAGATCGCCCATCGCCGCCTGGGCGCGGCCGGACAGCTGGCGCACCTGCGCGCGCAGGCGCTTGGCCTCGATGGCCTTGCGCGCGGTGACCACCAGCTCGGGCAGCTGGAGGGGCTTGGACAGATAGTCGAACGCCCCCAGCTTCAACGCTTGCACGGCGCTGCTGACGTCGGCGTAGGCGGTGGCGATCACCACCAGCGTCTCCACGTCGCGCTCGCGCGATTCGCGCACCATCGCCTCAAGAATCGAAATGCCGTCGGTGTCGGGCAACTGCCGATCCAGGATCACCAGGTCGAAGGGATCTTTCTGCCAGGCGGCCAGACCAGCCCGGCCGTTGCCCGCGGTGACGACGGCGAAGCCTTCGGCAGACAGCGCTTCCTCGGCGACGATGCGAAAGGTCTTCTCGTCGTCGATGACCAGGACGGTGGGTTTCATGCCGGCGACGCAGCCTCCCGCGGCAGCCGCACGCGCACCCGCGCGCCGCCGAGATCGCTGGCCCCGTCAAAATCGATGCTGCCCCCGTGCGCTTCGACGTAACGGCGCGACGTCGGCAGCCCCAGGCCGGTGCCGTTGGGCTTGGTGGTGAAGAACGGTTCGAACAGATGCGCCCGCGCCTCCGTCGACAGGCCAGGACCATCGTCAGCCACTTCCAGGGTCAGGGCGTCGCCATCGGCGGCGGCGCGCACGCGCACGGTGTGGCCGGCGTCGACGGCGTTCTTCACCAGGTTGACCAGCACACCTTGAATCTTGTGCGAATCGCAGACAAACGGAAGCGAATCCGGCGCCTCGATGCGCACCTCGGCGCCGCGGTCGATGATCAGATCGGCCAGCTGCTCGCGCACGCGGAACAAAAGCGGCGTCAGATCCGCCCGCGTCCGATTGATGCGCGGCGAGCGCGAGAACGACAACAGCGAGTCGACCACGTCGCGCAGCCGCGCAACCTCGTCGATCACCTGCGCGCGCAGCCGTCCCACCCGGGTGTGGTTGGCCGGATCTTGCAAGATGAGCTCGACCGCCATGCCGAGACCATTCAACGCGTTTTTGAGCTCATGAGCGATGGCCGCCGACGTCTTGCCCATGGCGGCGAAGCGCTCGGCCTCGACCAGCGCCTGCTGGGTCACCACCAGCTCGCGCGTGCGCGACTCCACCCGCTGCTCGAGGTGCGCGGCCGCCTCGCGCAGCTCTTGATCGCGCTGGCGGATCGACGCCTCCATCTGCGTGAATGCCGCCACCAGCGCGCCCACCTCCTCGGTGCGGGCGGCGCCCGGCAGGTTGACCGTCTGCACCGGTTCGCCCCGGGCGATGCGGATCGCGCCGTCTCCCAGCGCCTCCAGCGGCCGGGTCAAATACGCCGACAGCATCAGACCGGCGATGGCCGCCAACACCAACCCGAACAACAGAATGCCGGCCAACGTCCACGCCTGCTGGATCAAGTTGGCGGTCAGCCGCCGCCAGGGCCAGGAGAAAACCAGCGCGTACGGCGTCTGCGCCCGCACCGGCGAATAGGCGAACAGCGCCTCCTGGCCGTTGGCCTCGCCCGACAGCGATCCAGTGACACCGGTGACCGCGGCGGCGACGGCCCGTTCCCAGCCCGTGCCTTCGGCGGCGCGCGAGCGGTCGGGCGGGTAAATGATCTCGCCGGTCTCATCGACCAGCACGGCGTCGGTGTCGGGGGGCAAGGTTTCGTGCAACGTCGGCGTGATGAGGTTGGTCTCGCCGAGCGAGATCACGCCCACCAGCGCGCCCATGAAGCGCTCGCTGCGGCGGATCGGCTGGATGATCTTGATGGTGCGTCCGACGCCAGGATCGTCGGTGCCGCGAAAGACCGGCCCGGCGCCGCCGTTGCGCACGGCGCGAAACCAGGCCCGATCACCGAAGGATTGGCCGCGGTATTCGGGGCGATCGGGCACCGCTCGCTGGCACAGACCGCTTTCGTCCAGCAGCAGCACCGCTGTGTTGTAAAGCACCGAGTGCTCGTGCGCGCCGGCCAGGGCCAGCTGCTCGGGCATCGAATCGCCGTCGCCCATATCCATCTGCGGCAGCATGGCCAGCCGCTTCAGTTCGTCCTCCAGGATCTCGAAGTTGTCGCGCAGGGCGAAGGCGCGGTTCTCGGCGAAAAGCTGGTATTCGGTGGTCAGCTCGCGCCGCATGTTGCGCGCCGACTGATAGATGGCCGTTCCCCCTGCCAGGCCGATCGAGACGACCAGCAGCGATGACAGCACCAGCGAAAGCTCAGTCCGGAGGGTCAGACCTTCAACGTAGCACGCGCCAGGCGCCGGACCGCCGCGGCCATCTTGGAATCGGCGTCGCCGAATTTACGCAACACGTACGGCGGCGAAACACGTCCTTGACGATTTTGGCTTTACTCTGCCGGCAACCGAACACAATTGAAGAGAGGGGGTTCAGCTCATGTCCCAGGTGGCTGATCGGTTGCGGGGAGGTCGTCATGCAAGCGCGGTGGGTTTTGCCATCAAGGTGATCGGCATCGGTATCTTTGCCGGTTTGATCCTCACCTATTGCAACGTCCTTCTGGACGCTTGCTTCCGCGGCATCCGGTAATGGCGTCGGCGCCCGGCGCGCCGCTGGCGTTTCAGTATGTGACCGCCGGAAAATCCTTCTTCGCCTCTTGGTATTGAGCTTCGCGCACGTCCGACCAGCCGAAGGCAGTGGTGGCCAGCGGCTTCACGTCGGTGCCGGCGGCGCCGCTCATGAAGTGGATGTACTCGCCCCAGTTCATGATCGGCGCGTAAGTTTGGCCGCGCCCGTCGTGCCGCGGGACCTTGGAATAGTGCTGAGCCAGCAGGCTGAGATAACGCCCGAAAACGGCGCCGCCGCCATGATCGTGCCACAGCGGATAGTACCAATCGCGAAACCAGTAGGTTCCGGCGCGCGGAAAGTCGGCGACGTCGGCGTTCAAGTTGGGCAGCCAGGCATCGGCCGCGTCGCCCATGCCGATTGCCTTCAGGGCGTCATAGGCATAGATCGAATTGAACTTGTTCTCGGTCAGGCCCATCGAGGGCACATTCTCGATCCCCAGGGAGGCCAGCTCGATCAGCAAGCCGGCGGTCCAGGCCGGCAGATCCACGGCGGGGGTATTCCACAACCCGGTGACGCCACCCAGATCGATGACGTTGCGATAGTCGTGCGTGGGATCGAAGATCGACGCCGCGTGCCCGCCAGCATAGCGTCCCGAGTGAAAAACAGCATAGAGCCGCGGGTCGCCCGGCTGGCCGTAGGTCTTTTTGGTGTACTGCCACAGTGACGACAAGAACGGGGCAATCCAGGAGACATCACTGGCCTCCATGTCATTGTCGAAGTAAAGAGCGATATCGTCGTTGGCCATGACCAGTTTCAGAAGTTGGTTGTGCTCGAACCAGTGTTCCTGCCAGGTGGCCGGCGGCGCCAGCGAGCTCGGCACGGCGGTGACGACATCGGTGCCGTTGACGCTGCCGTCGGGCGCGGAGACGCCGCCCGAACCACCGGCGGCCGCCACGCTGCCGGTGCCGCCCGAACCAGCGTCGGCGGTGTTGATGGCGGTGACACCGCCCGTGTACATCACCGGGCCCTCGCCCGACTGACAGCCGAGGACACCGACCGCTGCCGCTGCCCGCAGAAGAACATGACCTCTTGCCATCGCGCCCATGGCCTTGAGCTCAGCAGGGCTTGTGCCAAGAGACGGCGCGGAGACAATTCGTCGACACGCGGTCGTCCGCTTTCGTTGATCGCGCCAACAACGGCACACTGAGCGCGCTGTGGTCGGCACTCTTTCGCGCCATTCATGGCACGGTGAAGGGCAATCGGTCGGGCCTCCGGATGGCTTCGAGAATCTGCAGTAAAGTACCCCGTGATGGTTTCCGCAGAGCTGGGCGCGGCAGCCCGAGAGGCAATCTACGAGGTCATCTCCAAACGCCGCGACATCCGGATCTTCATTCCGAACCTTCAAGTACCGGATGAGGTCTTGCAGCGCCTCCTGGCGGCCGCCCATCAGGCGCCCAGCGTCGGTTATTGCCAGCCTTGGGACTTTGTCGTGGTCCGTGACCGCGACCGGCGCGCCCGCATTAAGGAAAGTTTTCTCCGCTGCCGCGAGAGCGAGGCCGCTCGCTATGCGACCGAACGCCGGGCACAGTACCTGGCGTATCGGCTGGAAGGGATCGTCGAATCGGCGCTGAACCTGTGCGTGACGGTCGATCTGCGCCCGTCGGACGAACTGATCCTGGGCACCAACGCCCAACCAGAAGCGCTGCGCTGGAGCGCCTGCTGCGCGGTGCAGAACCTGTGGCTGGCGGCGCGCGCTGAAGGCGTGGGCGTCGGCTGGGTCAGCATCGTCGAGCCAGCCGTCCTGCGCGCCGAGCTGGGCCTGCCGCCCGGGATAGAACCGGTGGCGTACCTGTGCGTCGGCTACCCGGTGGAATTTCCCGACCGGCCGATGCTGGAACAGACCGGCTGGCGCGAACGACGCCCGCTGGCGGCCGTCATCCACGCCGAACAATTCGGGGGCGAAGGCCAGCCGCCGCCGACGACGATGGCGCCCGCATCAGGCAACGTCGTCGGGCGCCGGGCCAGCGATGAGGCAACTGCGACGACCGTTGCGTGCGGAACGTTCGCCGCCCTAGCCGGCGACGTCCCGCCGTTTGACGAGGCGGTGGCAGAAGCGGTGCGCGCACGCCAGCTGCGCCTGACCAAACCCGCCGCCAGCCTGGGCCGCCTGGAAGAATTATCCGCCTGGTATGCCGGCGCCCACGGCCGACTGGAAGCCGCCCCCCCCCGCGCCGCCGAGGTCTTCGTCTTCGCGGCCGACCACGGCGTCGCCGCCGAAGGGGTCAGCGCCTTCTCGTCAGCGGTGACCGCGGCGATGGTGCGCAACTTCTTGGCTGGGGGCGCGGCCATCAATGCCCTGTGCGGCGCCGCCGACGCTGCGCTGACGGTGGTCGACGTCGGCGTGGCGGGCGATCTGACCGGCCTGCCGACGGCTGGCCGCGCGCGTTTCGTCTCCGCCAAGATTCGCGCCGGCAGCGCCAACCTGCGCCGCCAGCCGGCGATGACCCGCGGTGAGGCCGAAGCCGCCGTGGCCCTGGGCGGGCGGCTGGCCCGCGAGGCGGCCAAACGCGGCGTCGATCTGCTGGCCGTCGGCGAGATGGGAATCGGCAACACCACGGCGGCGACGGCGGTGCTGTGCGCGCTGACCGGCGCCCTGCCTGCCGACGTCGTCGGCCGCGGCACCGGCCTTGATCAAAAGGCGATGGCCCACAAGGCGGCGGTGATCGCCGAGGCGCTGGCCCTGCACGAGCCCGATCGCGATGATCCACTGGGCGTGCTGGCGGCGGTGGGAGGTCTGGAGATCGCGGCGATGGCCGGCCTGATGATCGGCGCGGCCAGCGCGCGGCGGCCCGTGTTAGTGGACGGGTTCATCGCCACCGTCGGCGCGCTGGCCGCGACCGCGCTGGCGCCGCGCAGCCGCAGTTACCTGTGCTTTTCGCACCTGTCCGCCGAGCGCGGGCACCGACTGGCCTGCGCGGCGCTGAACGCGCGGCCGTTGCTGGAGCTGGAAATGGCCCTTGGCGAGGGTACCGGCGCGGCGCTGGCCATTCCTTTGGTCCGGGCGGCGGTGGCGGCCCAACGACAGATGGCCACCTTCGCCACTGCCGGCATCGCCGATCGCCTGGGCGCTGGCGGCGACCAGCGCAACGACGATCTGACCTGACGCGGGCCGGGAACTGGCGAAGGCGACACGACCACCAAAACGCTCAGCGCCCGCGCCGCGCCTTGGTCCGCCGGTGCACCGGCACCGCCACCAACCGTTCGTACGCCTGCCGAATGGTGGCCGCCAGCTTGCGCAGCGACGGAACCAGCGGCGACGTCGGTCGCCATACAAGGGCGATGGTCCGTTGCGCGCCAGGATCTGCCAGCGGACGAATCACCATCGTCGACCGCCGGCTTTCCGTCGGCACCGCCAGCCGCGGCAACAGCGTCACGCCGGCGCCGGCGGACACCATCTGGGCCAGCGTGGGCAGACTGGTGGCGCGAAAACCCAGCTCCTCGGTGCGGGCGTTCGCGCACAGGGCCAGCGCCTGCTCGCGCAAGCAGTGGCCGTCGTCCAAAAGCAACACGCTGACGCCGCGCAGGTCGGCCAGCGTGACGGCGCCGGTCGCGCCTGCCAGCGGGTGCTTGCGCGGCACCGCCAGCACGAACGGATCGCGTCCGATCACCTCCGACTGCAGATCGCCGAGGTCCGCCTCCAGGGCCACCAGCGCCGCGTCCAGCTCGCCGGCGTGCAGGTGCCGCACCAACGTCTCGGTCTTGTCCTCGATCCAGCGCACCGCCAGCCCGGGGTGCGCCCGCCGCAGCGCCGGCACGATCGCCGGCAGCAAATACGGCGAGATGGTCGGAATGACGCCCAGCCGCAGCACACCGGCCAGCGGATCGCCCAGGCGCCTGGCGGCGTTCAACAGATCGTCCGTCTCCAGCAAGACGCGGCGGGCCCGAGCCACCAGATCTTCGCCCGCCGCCGTCGGCAGCACCCGGCGGCGATCGCGCTCGAACAGGCGCACGCCCAGGGCATCTTCCAGCAAGCCGAGCTGCGCGCTCAGCGACGGCTGCGACACCCCACACAGCGCCGCGGCCCGCCGGAAGCTGCGGGCATCGGCCACCGCCACCGCGTACTGCAGCTGGCGGGCGGAAAACGGGGGGGGCGGGACGCTCATGGCGGCGATAGAAAAATTCTATCACATCGATAAAAACAATGTCCTTGAGCTATCAGCGACGCGGGCCCATGGTTAGTTCGTTTTCGGGGCACTCGCCCCACAATGAAAAAGGAGTGATCTCATGTTGACGATTGGCGACAAGTTCCCGGAGTTCAAACAGACCGCGGTGGTGAGCCTGGACCAGGGCAAGGAGTTTCAGGAAATCAGCAGCGCCGACTATTCCGGCAAATGGAAGGTGATCTTCTTTTGGCCGAAGGACTTCACCTTCGTCTGCCCGACGGAGATCGCCGCGTTCGGCCGCCGCAACGCCGACTTTCAAGAGCGCGACGCGCAGGTGCTGGGCGTCAGTACGGACAATGAATACGTTCACCTGGCCTGGCGCAAGAGTCACCCCGACCTGAAGAACCTGCCGTTCCCCATGCTGTCGGACCTGCGCCGCGATCTGTCCACCGCGCTCGGCATCCTGCACCCGACGGTCGGCGTGGCCATGCGCGCGACCTTCATCGTCGATCCGGAGGGGATCATCCGCTTCGTCGCCGTGACTGATCTGGACGTCGGCCGCAGCGTCGACGAGGTCATCCGCGTCCTCGACGCCCTGCAGACCGACGAGCTATGCCCGTGCAACTGGAAGAAGGGCGACCCGACCTTGGAGGCCGCCTAGTCATGTCGGCGCTGGAGGACGTCCGCAATCTGATCCCGGAGATCGCCCGGGACCTGAAGCTGAACCTGCAGACCGTCCTCCAGCCATCCACGCTGTCGGAGGCGCAGCGCTGGGGCGTGGCGGTGGCGTGCGCCGCGGCCGCGCGCAACGCCGGCCTGCGCGAAGCCGTCATCGCCGACGCGCGCGCCCTGGTGGCGCCGGCGGTGGTCGAGGACGCGCTGGCGGCGGCGGCGCTGATGGGCATGAACAATGTTTACTACCGCTTCCGCCATCTCATCGAGAAACCCAGCTACGGCGAGAAGCCGGCCCGCCTGCGCATGAACCGCCTGGTGAAGCCGGCTGGCAGCAAGGTGGACTTTGAATTGTTCTCGCTGGCGGTCAGCGCGGTCAACGGCTGCGGCGCGTGCATGATCGCGCACGAGAAAGTGGTCATCGAAGGCGGGTTGACCGAGGACCAAGTTCACGACGCGGTTCGGATCGCAGCGGTGATTGCCGGTGCGGCGGTGGCGTTGGATCTGGTGGGCGACGACGTCGGCCCGGCGGCGGTGGCAGCGAGCTAAGGATTTTGGGGCGTCCGCCGGCTTAGCGTGGATGGGTCCTGTCACTGCACCCCGTCCCCCGCCAGGCCAGACCCCACCCCCGCGATAGCGAAGCCGGCGCCCCACCCTACCGAACCCCGACGATGCGGTTTAACAGCGGGAGATCCAGGCTTTCGCTGACCACGTCGGCCAATCGATCGTAAGCAGCCTCTTTGTTTCGCGACGACAGCGACCACGGCGGCGGGGTGGCCGACGGTGCTGCACCACCGCCGCTGCGGCGGGCGCGCATGGTGTTCAACAAGGCGACGCGCACCAGATCGTTTTCCAGCAAGCCGTGAATCATCGTGCCGATCACCGCTCCGTCGGAGGCGACGGCGCCGTCGGGTAGATCGACGGCCTCCCGGTTGCGTTCACGCAGGCGGAACGGGGTGATGGCCGACGGGGCCAGCGCGACCGCGCCAGCGTGGATTTCATAACCGGTCAGCACCGTGCCGCGGGACAGGCCAGCGGTGAGAAAACAGGACGCGCCGACGGTGGCTTTGACCTGGGCGACGGTTTTCTCGGCGTGAAACCGGGTGTGCAGCGGCAGCAGGCCCAGGCCGGCCACCGACTGTTCTGCCGATTCAACGCCGTCGGGATCGGCGATGGTCTCGCCCAGCATCTGGCAGCCACCGCAAATTCCCAGCACCAGAGCCCCGCGCTGGGCCCGCTCGGCCACCGCCTCGGCCAGGCCGCGGGCGCGCAGCCAGGCCAGATCGGCGACGGTGCTTTTTGATCCGGGCAGGATCAGCAGATCGGCGGCGGCCACTTCCTCGGCGGTGTCGACGAAACGCAGACGCACGCCGGGTTCATATTCCAGCGGCTGCACCTCGTCGTGGTTGGAGATGCGCGGCAGCCGGACCACCGCCACGGTCAGCACGAACGACGACGCCGGCTCGGCGCTGGCGGCCAGCATGGCGGCGCTGTCGCGACGCCGGCGGTCTTCGATGGCTACGCCATCCTCGTCGGCGATACCCAGCCGTTCGACGAAGGGAATCACGCCCAGCACCGGGACCCCGGTGCGCGCGGTCAGCGCGGTCAGGCCCGGCGACAGCAACGACAGGTCGCCGCGAAATTTATTGATCACGAACGCCGCCACGCGCGCCCGCTCCGCCCGCTCCAGAAGCTCCATCGTCCCCACCAGCGACGCGAACACGCCGCCGCGATCGATGTCGCCGACCAGCAACACCGGCGCGTCGGCCAGGCGGGCGACGTGCATGTTCACCAGGTCGTGTTCCTTGAGGTTGATCTCCGCCGGGCTGCCGGCGCCTTCGATCACCACCAGGTCGTAAGCGGCGCGCAGGCGAGCCAGGCTCTCGGCGATGATCGGCCGGATCTCCACCTTGTGTCGGTAATAGTCGGCGGCGGTCAGGGTGCCGATGGCTTTCCCCAGAATCACCACCTGCGAGCGGCCATCGCTCTCCGGCTTCAGCAGCACCGGGTTCATGTCGACGGACAGCGGCGCCCCGGCGGCTTCCGCCTGCACGGCCTGCGCGCGCCCGATCTCCCGGCCGTCGGGCGTGACGAAGGCGTTCAGCGACATGTTCTGCGCCTTGAACGGAGCCACGCGCACGCCGGCGCGGCGAAACAGCCGGCACAGCGCCGTCACCAGCAAGCTCTTGCCCACCGACGACGCCGTCCCTTGGACCATCAACGTGCGCGCCGGCGGACTGGGCAAGAAGGTGCCGACGCTCATCGGGTTCGTGTCTCGAACCAGGCCAATCGCGCCCGCAAGCGCACCACTTCGCCGACGATCAACAGCCCGGGCGGGCGCGACGGCGGCGGCGGCAGCGTGATGGCATCGGCCAGATCGGCCAGCGTTCCCACCACCACCTGTTGCGCCGGCGTGGTTGCCGCGGCGACGTACGCCGCCGGCGTATCGGCGGCGAAGCCTTCGGCGATCAGCCGCTGCAGCGTCGAGCGCACGCGTCGCGCCGCCATGTACAGCACCAGCGTGCGATCCTGCGCCGGCGACGCGCCCGGCGCGCGCGGCCCCACCAGCACCGCGCCCGCGCCGCCGCTTTGGGCCGTGTCCTCCGCTTCGTGCCCGGTGGTCAGCAGCACGCCAGCCGAGACGTGGCGGTGGGTCAGGGGGATCCCGGCGTAGGCTGCCGCGCCCAGCGCCGCCGAGATCCCGGGGACGATCTCGAAGCGGATGCCGTTTTCCACCAGCTCTTCAGCTTCCTCACCGCCGCGGCCGAAGATCAGCGGATCGCCGGACTTGAGGCGCACCACCCGCAAACCACGGCGCGCCCGCTCCAGCACCGCGGGGTGCAGGCGGTAATCAATCGGGCCGTCGCCTTGCCGTCGACCCACCGGCAGCCGCTCGGCGGTCGGCGGCGCCAGGGCCAGGATCTCCGGCGACACCAGCTCGTCGTGGGCCACCACTTCGGCGGCGCGCAGCAGCTCGGCGGCGCGCAAGGTCAGCAAACCCGGATCGCCTGGACCTGCTCCCACCAGATAAACGATGCCCGCTTGCGGGCGCGCTTCCGACTCGCTCACGCTGATTCCGCCGCTTGCCTTCTCGGATAGAACCAGCGTCGTGTCAAGACGACCGTGGCAAACTCAACCGACAACGCCATGATGATCGCCTCCTCCACCGACGCTGCCATGGCCGAGACCCAGCAGGCCACGCCGCCGCCCTGGCTGGGACGCTCGCGCCTGGCGCTGCTGGCCGACATCGTCGGTGGCTGGCGGCAAGCGCGCGATCGCGTGGTGCAGCTGGCCTCGTTCTTCGCCACGCTGTTGCGCCCGTCGCTGGTGCGTCGCCGCCTGGAACGCCTGCGCGGCCTGGGCCACATCGAGACGGTGCCCACCACCGCGCAGCTCCTGGTGGCTGCGCGCGATCAGATGGTCCTGGGCGCCGCCGTCGAGACCAAGCTGTTCTATGAAAGCCAAGGCATTCCCTGGATCTTTC
Above is a window of Polyangia bacterium DNA encoding:
- the cobA gene encoding uroporphyrinogen-III C-methyltransferase, whose protein sequence is MSESEARPQAGIVYLVGAGPGDPGLLTLRAAELLRAAEVVAHDELVSPEILALAPPTAERLPVGRRQGDGPIDYRLHPAVLERARRGLRVVRLKSGDPLIFGRGGEEAEELVENGIRFEIVPGISAALGAAAYAGIPLTHRHVSAGVLLTTGHEAEDTAQSGGAGAVLVGPRAPGASPAQDRTLVLYMAARRVRSTLQRLIAEGFAADTPAAYVAAATTPAQQVVVGTLADLADAITLPPPPSRPPGLLIVGEVVRLRARLAWFETRTR